One genomic region from Spirosoma sp. KCTC 42546 encodes:
- a CDS encoding DUF1735 domain-containing protein: protein MNKLFSIIVAASLAVGLTSCLKDDEHFVDFAGAGYVAEIPYVANRSILKTVTVSATSTSLVAPVDINIASPNPPSQDVPVTVAIDQAALTAYNTANKTSYTIPPAAAFQLPNPMVTVAAGQRIATVNVNVVGTQVPATGGPYAIPISITTVPSNVVISANYHTQILVVSLTK from the coding sequence ATGAACAAGTTATTTAGTATTATCGTGGCCGCAAGTTTGGCAGTTGGTCTGACTTCGTGCCTTAAAGACGACGAACACTTTGTCGATTTCGCGGGAGCAGGCTACGTAGCCGAAATTCCCTATGTGGCCAACCGAAGTATTCTTAAAACGGTAACGGTTTCGGCTACCAGCACATCACTTGTAGCTCCAGTCGACATTAATATTGCGTCGCCCAATCCGCCATCGCAGGATGTTCCTGTTACCGTTGCCATTGATCAGGCAGCCCTGACGGCTTACAATACAGCAAATAAAACTTCGTATACGATTCCACCAGCAGCTGCGTTCCAGTTACCCAATCCTATGGTGACGGTGGCAGCCGGTCAGCGCATTGCTACGGTGAACGTCAACGTTGTTGGTACACAGGTACCAGCAACGGGTGGCCCTTATGCGATACCCATTAGCATTACAACCGTACCCAGCAATGTAGTTATTAGTGCTAATTATCATACGCAGATCCTGGTCGTTTCACTAACGAAGTAA
- a CDS encoding GEVED domain-containing protein: MVAPDCRPSFANDGCPYAINITGVTVNGATLSQNSGCSPSSSSYYTSFTAVSGTVTAGQSSTFTVTKGTFNPMGGTIWVDLNNNGLFETNERLYQMPGVNMASTFSGSLTIPASTTASTVAMRVVVAFSTVPSDPCGSYSYGETEDYVLVVKPACSAPVASLVGTTTITAGQTATLMVSLTGAAPFSLTVNSSSSPPITYTGIPASPFSFTVATTVSTTYTVEQVSIGCSSGTAIVTVNTCTTMYTLKVGNWDDPTVWSCNHIPSQTDQVQIGHAIVVPTSFVARALRVDYSIGGLLTISPTAQLRLGP; this comes from the coding sequence GTGGTTGCTCCCGATTGCCGTCCCTCATTTGCGAATGATGGTTGCCCGTATGCAATTAACATAACGGGTGTAACAGTAAACGGCGCAACCTTAAGTCAAAATTCGGGCTGTTCGCCCAGTAGCAGCAGTTACTATACATCATTTACCGCCGTTAGTGGAACCGTTACTGCCGGGCAATCCTCCACCTTTACTGTTACGAAAGGTACATTTAACCCAATGGGTGGCACTATTTGGGTTGATTTAAACAATAATGGCTTGTTTGAAACGAACGAACGGCTCTATCAAATGCCGGGAGTAAATATGGCCAGTACATTTTCGGGTAGTCTGACTATACCGGCCAGTACTACAGCCAGTACGGTCGCCATGCGGGTTGTGGTTGCTTTTTCAACCGTTCCTTCCGACCCATGCGGAAGTTATTCATATGGTGAAACAGAAGATTATGTATTGGTTGTTAAGCCAGCCTGTAGTGCACCCGTTGCCAGCCTCGTTGGAACAACTACTATTACGGCTGGGCAAACGGCTACACTTATGGTCAGTTTAACCGGAGCCGCTCCTTTTTCACTGACTGTTAACTCTAGCAGCAGTCCGCCTATCACCTATACTGGTATTCCTGCGTCGCCATTTAGTTTCACGGTGGCTACAACTGTTAGCACCACCTATACAGTAGAACAAGTATCCATTGGCTGTAGTAGCGGTACCGCCATCGTTACGGTCAACACCTGCACAACAATGTACACCCTTAAAGTAGGTAACTGGGACGATCCCACTGTTTGGTCATGTAACCATATTCCTTCCCAAACGGACCAGGTGCAAATAGGTCATGCTATAGTTGTGCCAACTAGCTTTGTAGCCAGAGCCTTACGTGTTGACTACAGTATCGGGGGACTTTTGACTATTAGTCCAACGGCCCAGTTGCGCTTGGGACCGTAA
- a CDS encoding cytochrome B, producing MYSGLVHAHSGLRWVALILLLVAVITAIGKWQGRSGYTDGNRKLYLFTLISIHTQLIIGLILLFISPKVNFSMMSEKLYRFYSVEHTTGMLIAIILITIGYSRSKRASDATTKQRLVGIFYGLGLLLILASIPWPFRIIGAGWF from the coding sequence ATGTATTCTGGATTAGTACACGCCCACTCGGGGCTTCGCTGGGTAGCCCTTATTCTGTTACTGGTTGCTGTTATCACCGCCATTGGCAAGTGGCAGGGTCGTAGCGGTTATACCGATGGCAACCGCAAATTATACCTGTTCACCCTAATTTCCATTCACACACAATTGATAATAGGCCTGATTCTTTTGTTCATCAGCCCAAAAGTGAATTTCAGTATGATGAGCGAAAAACTCTACCGTTTCTACAGTGTAGAGCACACTACCGGTATGTTGATTGCGATCATACTTATTACCATTGGCTACTCCCGTTCCAAACGAGCCTCTGATGCTACAACCAAGCAACGTCTGGTAGGCATTTTCTATGGCTTGGGTCTGTTGCTTATTCTGGCTTCCATTCCCTGGCCGTTCCGTATTATTGGCGCAGGCTGGTTCTGA
- a CDS encoding RND family transporter, producing the protein MIWHRISSYILSNRIALIVVVLLGTAFMGYQASKVKLSYELAKILPVTDPDFQRYEAFKSRFGQDGSVMVLCIETDSMYQLGFFNSWYTLSQKIRKIEGVKDVVSNANLFGIVRDDSAHTFRIRPLVSRPLTTQTGLDSLRERIASLPFYRGLVSDSSGRAHLMAVTFDQKVVNTKNRIALVRQVEAVADSFGRQHTLLGTDGSVHMSGMPYIRTEFSAKVSKEMTLFMGLAFLVTGLILVYFFRSLTVMLAALAVVGLGVIWNLGYIVLFGYDITLLTGLLPPLIIVIGVPNTIFLLNRYHEELNRKRSQHEALLIATEKVGETTFFANVTTSIGFFVFYFTGSPLLLQFGLVAAFGIMTTYVVSLILIPIIFSYLPAPSPKQRGHLERRQVSGFLTWVNHLVHTRRTAIYTFIGILTAIAIVGALRINPIGYVVDDLPKNDPIYTDLKFIESRFKGVMPFEVSIDTKRPGRVLTPQTLTKIKVLEREFNTYSEFTRPLSLVEAIKFFYQSYRGGDPKYFALPGALELSQLASYVPQLKGAKNAAGGSAFKAYMDTTFQYTRISFQMPDVGTVRTTQLLNELQPKADSIFNIDRATGKRVATDEQYEVNITGNSVVFTRGNDYLLKNLAESTVLAVLLVSIILIILLRDIRLSLIAILPSVVPLIVTAGIMGFCGIHLKPSTILIFSIAFGISSDGTIYFITKYRDELRNQKLSLDRAISETIRYTGISMFYTAMILFAGFAIFAASTFQGTVALGILVSITLLMGMASNLILLPAFLLTVDKKRKGVKSE; encoded by the coding sequence ATGATCTGGCACCGTATCTCATCGTACATTTTAAGTAATAGAATAGCCTTAATTGTAGTCGTATTACTCGGTACGGCCTTTATGGGGTATCAGGCCAGTAAGGTCAAACTCTCCTACGAATTAGCTAAAATTCTCCCCGTTACTGACCCCGACTTTCAGCGATATGAAGCCTTCAAATCGCGTTTTGGGCAGGATGGTAGTGTCATGGTGCTGTGTATTGAAACTGATAGCATGTACCAGCTTGGATTCTTCAACAGTTGGTATACGCTGAGTCAGAAAATCCGAAAAATTGAGGGCGTTAAAGATGTCGTGTCGAATGCCAATCTGTTTGGTATTGTCCGCGATGATTCGGCGCACACGTTCCGGATTCGGCCCTTAGTATCACGCCCACTTACAACACAGACAGGGTTGGATAGCCTGCGTGAACGGATTGCCTCGTTGCCCTTCTACCGGGGCCTGGTAAGCGACAGTAGTGGGCGGGCACATCTGATGGCCGTGACATTCGATCAGAAGGTTGTGAATACCAAAAACCGAATTGCATTGGTTCGCCAGGTAGAAGCGGTAGCCGATTCGTTCGGCAGACAGCATACATTATTGGGAACTGACGGGTCGGTGCATATGTCGGGTATGCCGTATATCCGCACGGAATTTTCGGCTAAAGTCAGCAAAGAAATGACCTTGTTTATGGGCCTGGCTTTTCTGGTGACGGGCTTGATTCTGGTTTACTTTTTTCGCTCGCTAACCGTCATGCTGGCAGCTCTGGCCGTTGTGGGTTTGGGTGTCATCTGGAATCTGGGCTACATCGTTTTGTTTGGATACGATATTACCCTCCTAACAGGTCTGCTTCCTCCCCTCATCATTGTCATTGGTGTCCCGAACACTATTTTTCTACTCAATCGCTACCACGAAGAACTTAATCGAAAGCGGAGCCAGCACGAGGCCTTACTTATTGCAACTGAGAAGGTTGGCGAAACCACCTTTTTTGCCAACGTGACTACCAGTATTGGCTTCTTCGTGTTTTATTTCACAGGTAGCCCTCTCCTACTGCAATTCGGGCTGGTGGCGGCATTTGGCATTATGACCACCTATGTCGTCTCGCTGATTCTGATTCCCATTATATTCAGTTATCTACCCGCTCCTTCTCCGAAACAACGCGGGCATTTAGAGCGTCGGCAGGTGAGTGGATTCCTGACGTGGGTCAACCATCTGGTTCATACCCGTCGGACAGCCATATATACGTTCATTGGCATCCTAACAGCCATTGCCATTGTGGGCGCATTACGCATCAATCCAATTGGGTATGTAGTCGATGATTTACCGAAGAACGATCCGATCTATACCGACTTAAAGTTTATTGAAAGCCGGTTCAAGGGCGTCATGCCGTTTGAAGTGAGCATTGATACAAAACGCCCCGGACGTGTACTCACTCCGCAAACACTAACCAAAATCAAGGTACTCGAACGCGAATTCAATACCTATAGTGAATTTACACGACCACTCTCGCTGGTAGAAGCCATCAAGTTTTTTTATCAGTCGTATCGGGGGGGCGATCCAAAATATTTTGCACTGCCCGGTGCGCTTGAACTGAGCCAGTTAGCGAGCTATGTTCCCCAGTTGAAAGGCGCAAAGAATGCCGCCGGAGGGTCTGCCTTTAAGGCGTATATGGATACTACGTTCCAATATACCCGGATTAGTTTCCAGATGCCCGATGTGGGCACAGTTCGCACCACGCAACTGTTGAATGAGCTCCAGCCCAAAGCCGATTCTATATTCAATATCGACCGGGCAACTGGCAAGCGCGTTGCAACTGATGAACAGTATGAAGTGAACATTACAGGCAACAGCGTAGTGTTTACGCGTGGCAATGACTACCTGCTTAAAAACCTTGCTGAGAGTACCGTATTAGCCGTCTTACTGGTTTCGATCATTCTTATTATTCTGCTTCGCGACATTCGCCTGAGCCTGATTGCCATTCTGCCCAGTGTGGTACCCCTGATTGTGACGGCAGGCATTATGGGATTCTGCGGCATTCACCTTAAACCATCCACGATTCTGATTTTCAGTATCGCCTTCGGCATCTCGTCTGATGGAACCATTTATTTCATCACCAAGTACCGGGATGAACTGCGTAATCAGAAGCTTAGCTTGGATCGGGCCATTTCGGAAACGATACGCTATACGGGTATCAGCATGTTTTATACAGCCATGATTCTGTTTGCCGGCTTCGCTATTTTTGCGGCCTCCACGTTTCAGGGGACCGTTGCCTTGGGTATACTGGTATCAATTACCTTATTGATGGGCATGGCCTCTAATCTGATTCTGCTCCCCGCGTTTCTATTGACGGTCGATAAAAAAAGAAAAGGAGTGAAGAGTGAATAA
- a CDS encoding glycosyltransferase family 4 protein, whose protein sequence is MTTHVNYSGITNQGEPRLKVWEHNPKNVAFVGDYLPRQCGIATFTSDLYTSYNAFIPNSNALVISVNDTLEGYDYPSEVRYDFYQHDQNAYRKAAEFLNSKDVDVVCLQHEYGIYGGSAGSYILTLLRNLTMPVVTTFHTILKDPNEEQLVVLKSIADLSSRVICMSEKGRDFLINIYEIPDEKIDVIPHGIPDMPFVDPHFYKDKFGMEGKQTLLTFGLLSPNKGIENVIRALPRIVEQCPNVVYMVLGATHPHLLKHEGEAYRDSLKKLAADLGVRDHIRFYNQFVELEDLREYLGSADIYITPYLNPAQITSGTLSYAFGCGKAVISTPYWHAEELLAEGRGMLVPFGDSEAIADQVITMLTDEPARHSIRKKAYMMGREMIWERVIQSYAHSFTQARQERMSTINSQVPYAMGAHSNAAFKLPALRLDHLFRLTDSTGIVQHARHHLPYYEEGYCTDDNARALILTQILQEAGLSDAKLARTADNYCAFINHAYTHDYRRFRNFMSYDRRWLEEVGSDDSTGRTIWALGTCIGRATDRNTVSWAMNLFEKVLPSVVTMTSPRAWAFSLLGIHEYQKKFNDDRLAKTIQRQLLDKLVFRYTETATEEWPWFENTLSYDNAVLVHALLRSGDERFIQMGLTSLRWLINLQTATYGHFQPIGSNGFYTKGQPRAYFDQQPLEAQSTVSVCLAAFEVTGDAEWQRTAIRVFKWFTGFNDLGLPLYDQQTGGCRDGLHIDRVNQNQGAESSLSYLIALAELHLAQKKRAEPKPVNVEMPALLNG, encoded by the coding sequence ATGACAACTCATGTAAACTATAGTGGAATTACGAATCAAGGCGAACCGCGGTTAAAGGTATGGGAGCATAATCCCAAAAATGTAGCGTTTGTCGGTGACTATCTACCCAGACAGTGCGGCATTGCTACATTCACATCGGATCTTTATACTTCATATAATGCATTTATTCCTAATTCCAATGCTTTAGTTATATCAGTAAACGATACCCTTGAGGGCTATGATTATCCGTCAGAAGTCCGCTATGATTTTTATCAGCATGATCAGAACGCGTATCGCAAAGCTGCCGAATTTCTAAATTCAAAAGATGTCGATGTGGTTTGTCTGCAACACGAATACGGCATTTATGGGGGTTCGGCGGGAAGTTATATCTTGACGCTGCTGCGTAATCTAACCATGCCTGTGGTCACTACCTTTCATACCATTTTGAAAGACCCCAATGAAGAACAGTTGGTGGTGTTGAAAAGCATTGCCGATTTATCATCAAGGGTGATTTGTATGAGTGAAAAAGGCCGGGATTTTCTGATTAATATCTACGAGATTCCCGACGAAAAAATCGACGTTATTCCACACGGTATTCCTGATATGCCTTTTGTTGATCCTCATTTTTACAAGGACAAATTTGGCATGGAAGGCAAACAAACGCTATTGACATTCGGCTTGCTTTCGCCCAATAAAGGCATTGAAAATGTAATTCGGGCGCTGCCCCGTATTGTGGAGCAATGCCCCAATGTGGTGTATATGGTGTTGGGAGCTACTCATCCTCATCTGCTCAAACATGAGGGAGAAGCCTACCGCGATAGCCTGAAAAAATTAGCCGCCGATTTGGGGGTTCGGGATCATATCCGATTCTATAACCAGTTTGTTGAGTTGGAGGATTTGCGCGAATACCTTGGTTCTGCCGATATCTACATTACGCCTTATTTGAATCCGGCTCAGATTACGTCGGGGACCTTATCCTATGCTTTTGGCTGCGGGAAAGCGGTGATCTCGACACCTTACTGGCATGCCGAAGAATTGCTGGCCGAAGGCAGAGGAATGCTAGTGCCCTTTGGTGATTCAGAAGCTATTGCTGATCAGGTTATTACGATGCTGACTGACGAACCGGCGCGGCATTCGATTCGGAAGAAGGCGTATATGATGGGCCGTGAGATGATCTGGGAACGGGTTATTCAGTCGTATGCCCATTCATTTACACAAGCCCGGCAGGAACGAATGAGTACCATTAACAGTCAGGTGCCGTATGCAATGGGTGCGCATAGTAATGCCGCATTTAAACTGCCAGCGCTTCGGCTCGATCACCTGTTCCGCTTAACCGATTCAACGGGTATTGTGCAGCACGCACGACATCATCTGCCCTATTACGAAGAAGGCTATTGCACCGACGATAACGCTCGGGCGCTGATTCTGACGCAGATTTTGCAGGAGGCTGGACTAAGCGACGCTAAACTGGCCCGTACCGCCGACAACTATTGTGCGTTCATTAATCATGCGTATACACACGATTATCGACGGTTCCGTAACTTCATGAGTTATGACCGGCGCTGGCTCGAAGAGGTGGGTTCCGACGATAGCACAGGCCGTACCATCTGGGCATTAGGTACCTGTATCGGTCGGGCTACGGATCGGAATACCGTGAGCTGGGCTATGAATCTTTTTGAAAAAGTATTGCCGAGTGTTGTTACAATGACATCACCCCGTGCCTGGGCGTTCTCATTGCTGGGTATTCACGAATATCAGAAGAAATTCAACGATGATCGGCTGGCTAAAACCATTCAGCGGCAATTACTCGATAAGCTGGTGTTTCGTTACACCGAAACCGCCACAGAAGAATGGCCGTGGTTTGAAAACACGTTGTCGTACGACAATGCTGTATTGGTTCATGCGCTGCTACGTTCTGGCGATGAGCGGTTTATCCAAATGGGGCTTACATCACTTCGGTGGTTGATAAACTTACAGACGGCTACCTATGGCCATTTTCAGCCAATTGGCTCAAATGGATTTTATACAAAAGGTCAACCTCGTGCTTATTTCGATCAGCAACCACTCGAAGCACAGAGTACGGTGTCCGTTTGTTTGGCGGCCTTTGAGGTAACGGGCGATGCTGAATGGCAACGGACGGCTATCCGGGTGTTCAAGTGGTTTACGGGCTTTAATGACCTTGGTCTGCCGTTGTATGATCAGCAAACTGGTGGTTGTCGGGATGGGTTGCATATCGACCGGGTCAATCAGAACCAGGGTGCGGAGTCCAGCCTATCCTATTTGATCGCCCTGGCAGAATTGCATCTGGCCCAAAAGAAGCGAGCTGAACCAAAACCGGTGAATGTTGAAATGCCCGCTTTACTGAATGGGTAA
- a CDS encoding C40 family peptidase gives MMRKMLLTVVCTVSFGIVQAQTVPTVTEVPTVTSSKPSFYEQIPLVNDVINYAKEHLSIRYRSGGTTTRGFDCSGFTRFCFTKFGISLPHSSAAQGSVGEAVDKEAAQPGDLILFKGHSAGGNRIGHVGLITEVIGDQVKFIHSAWNGGVRYDYLNASYYQRRFMGIRRVAHLLAEK, from the coding sequence ATGATGAGAAAAATGCTCCTGACAGTAGTTTGTACTGTCTCGTTTGGCATCGTTCAAGCTCAAACCGTACCTACCGTAACAGAGGTACCCACCGTAACTTCAAGCAAGCCAAGTTTCTACGAGCAGATTCCGCTCGTTAATGACGTCATCAACTACGCTAAAGAGCATCTTTCCATTCGCTATCGCTCGGGCGGCACAACCACCCGCGGTTTTGACTGCTCAGGCTTCACGCGTTTCTGCTTCACTAAATTTGGAATTTCGCTTCCCCATTCCAGTGCTGCCCAAGGTAGCGTAGGCGAAGCTGTTGATAAAGAGGCCGCCCAACCTGGTGATCTGATCCTTTTTAAAGGGCACAGCGCAGGAGGCAATCGGATTGGCCATGTCGGTTTAATTACCGAAGTAATTGGCGATCAGGTTAAATTCATTCACTCTGCCTGGAATGGTGGTGTTCGCTACGACTACTTAAACGCCAGCTATTATCAACGACGTTTTATGGGCATCCGGCGCGTTGCTCATTTGCTGGCAGAGAAATAA
- a CDS encoding glycoside hydrolase family 130 protein, protein MSIKATRTGIVLRPDPTRVLFRPFELGSATRTLKIIARVGSMTDEEAEQKLDEVIREFGGRHYKLERFLLQRFDQIKSQLLTDEPLTEDRKLLLGAYFTMEYSLESAALFNPSMIWHPDQTNVPPGFKRFILSLRATGEGHVSSISFRMGYIDENGKIVLRKPSRYVTSPDMVPNHVFNRSVFERKLYELRLENSIQEKMMAGLGDEFSLLELEAQIKRVSAQFRYNAEYETIASGLLALAKSNYEVHFEDDQSLDERCIFPTSPNETNGIEDARFVQFTDDDGQITYYATYTAYNGKVTFPQLLETKDFTHFSVSTLNGAEVSNKGMALFPRKVNGKYAMISRQDGENIYLMYSDDLYFWQTKDILLKPTYHWEYVQLGNCGSPIETEAGWLVLSHGVGPMRKYAIGAFLLDLNDPSKVIGRTAEPILSPDENEREGYVPNVVYSCGALINNDELIIPYAMADYASSFATVNVKELLAELTGETKPATVTNEVVA, encoded by the coding sequence ATGAGTATAAAAGCCACCCGAACAGGCATTGTTCTGCGGCCCGATCCTACGCGAGTGTTGTTTCGCCCGTTTGAACTGGGCAGCGCTACCCGTACCCTGAAAATTATTGCCCGAGTTGGCAGCATGACCGACGAAGAAGCCGAACAGAAACTCGATGAAGTGATTCGCGAATTCGGTGGGCGTCATTATAAACTCGAACGGTTTTTGTTACAGCGATTTGACCAGATTAAATCGCAGTTATTAACCGATGAGCCACTTACTGAGGACCGAAAGCTGTTGCTAGGGGCGTATTTCACCATGGAATATTCGCTCGAATCGGCTGCACTTTTCAATCCGTCGATGATCTGGCACCCCGATCAGACCAATGTGCCACCCGGATTTAAGCGGTTCATTTTGAGTTTGCGGGCAACGGGAGAGGGGCACGTCTCGTCGATTTCATTCCGTATGGGCTATATCGACGAAAACGGGAAAATTGTGTTACGGAAGCCATCCCGCTATGTCACATCGCCCGATATGGTTCCCAATCATGTCTTTAACCGGTCTGTATTTGAGCGTAAACTCTATGAGTTGCGGCTGGAAAACAGCATTCAGGAAAAAATGATGGCGGGTCTCGGTGATGAATTTAGTCTCCTTGAACTGGAAGCTCAGATTAAACGGGTATCGGCTCAATTTCGCTACAATGCAGAATATGAGACCATTGCGAGCGGACTGTTGGCACTGGCTAAATCGAACTACGAAGTTCACTTTGAGGATGACCAGAGCTTAGATGAGCGGTGCATTTTTCCGACTTCGCCCAATGAAACAAACGGCATTGAGGATGCGCGGTTTGTACAGTTCACGGACGATGATGGTCAGATAACGTACTATGCCACCTATACGGCCTATAATGGAAAAGTAACGTTTCCGCAACTGCTGGAAACCAAAGATTTTACCCATTTCAGTGTGAGTACCCTTAACGGGGCCGAAGTCTCTAATAAAGGCATGGCTCTGTTTCCACGTAAAGTCAATGGTAAATATGCTATGATTTCACGGCAGGACGGGGAAAATATCTACCTGATGTATTCCGATGATTTGTATTTCTGGCAGACGAAAGACATACTGCTCAAGCCGACCTACCATTGGGAATACGTACAGTTAGGCAACTGTGGTTCACCCATCGAAACGGAAGCAGGTTGGCTGGTGCTGAGCCATGGGGTAGGACCTATGCGGAAGTATGCCATTGGCGCTTTTCTCCTCGACCTTAACGACCCCAGCAAGGTAATTGGCCGCACTGCCGAACCAATCCTTAGCCCTGATGAGAATGAACGGGAGGGCTATGTTCCCAATGTGGTCTATAGCTGTGGGGCGCTTATCAACAACGATGAATTGATCATTCCCTATGCCATGGCCGACTACGCCAGTAGCTTTGCCACGGTGAATGTAAAGGAACTTCTGGCCGAGCTAACCGGGGAAACTAAGCCGGCAACGGTTACTAACGAGGTAGTTGCTTAA
- a CDS encoding DUF4286 family protein encodes MILYNTTYSVANEVAEDWLRWMKRFFLPAAIATNLPVGHRVLRLLTELDNGGTTYSIQLDFDSLESYTTYQEIHADALRQRIQHRFGNQFVSFDTFLEDA; translated from the coding sequence ATGATTCTTTACAATACTACCTATAGCGTTGCCAACGAAGTCGCAGAGGATTGGCTTCGCTGGATGAAGCGATTCTTTCTGCCAGCCGCCATAGCCACGAACCTACCCGTCGGGCACCGGGTTTTACGGTTACTGACTGAACTCGATAACGGAGGTACGACCTATTCAATCCAACTTGATTTTGACTCTCTGGAGTCCTACACGACTTATCAGGAGATTCATGCAGATGCCCTGCGCCAGCGGATTCAGCACCGATTTGGCAATCAATTTGTCTCCTTCGATACCTTTTTGGAGGACGCGTAA
- the argB gene encoding acetylglutamate kinase: MDNLTVIKIGGNVIDDPTALKRFLTAFAGLSGSKLLVHGGGKIATQVADKLGIETTMVEGRRITDQPMLDVVTMVYGGLVNKQIVAKLQAMDINAIGLTGADGGTVLAKKRPVKDIDYGMVGDIEEVDSGQIQFFLRQDLTPVFAPITYSAAGELLNTNADTMASAIAVDMAVHNNVTLIYCFEKKGVLRDPTDDDSVINELTPALYANYKTAGAINKGMIPKLDNAFNALGNGVSKVIICHADELAQAVNQGAGTTLKIGI; the protein is encoded by the coding sequence TTTCTTACGGCCTTTGCAGGTCTGTCTGGCTCAAAGCTTCTTGTGCATGGAGGGGGAAAGATAGCTACGCAGGTTGCTGATAAACTTGGTATTGAAACCACTATGGTTGAAGGCCGACGCATAACTGACCAGCCTATGCTCGATGTGGTAACCATGGTGTATGGCGGTCTGGTTAATAAACAGATCGTGGCTAAGCTCCAGGCAATGGATATTAATGCTATTGGCTTAACGGGTGCCGACGGTGGTACGGTTTTGGCCAAAAAACGCCCGGTAAAAGATATTGATTATGGAATGGTTGGGGATATTGAAGAGGTTGACTCGGGCCAGATTCAGTTTTTTCTGCGTCAGGATTTAACACCTGTGTTTGCTCCAATCACCTATAGCGCTGCTGGTGAGTTGCTGAACACCAATGCCGATACAATGGCTTCGGCAATCGCTGTTGATATGGCCGTGCATAACAATGTAACGCTGATTTATTGTTTTGAGAAAAAGGGTGTATTGAGAGATCCTACGGATGACGATAGCGTTATCAATGAGCTTACGCCTGCCCTTTATGCTAACTATAAGACGGCTGGGGCAATTAACAAAGGCATGATTCCAAAATTAGATAATGCCTTTAACGCATTGGGCAACGGGGTGTCGAAGGTAATCATCTGCCATGCGGATGAACTGGCCCAAGCGGTAAATCAGGGGGCAGGAACTACGTTGAAGATAGGGATTTAG